A portion of the Lampris incognitus isolate fLamInc1 chromosome 9, fLamInc1.hap2, whole genome shotgun sequence genome contains these proteins:
- the dctn3 gene encoding dynactin subunit 3: MDKNTEMDRLEMRIRALENRMYGERRNGVGKPVKFSESLARIQAALANTANKRERVKILHKKIEDLLRYLDPQFTDHITAPNAMKLEFILAEEEFLLSQAALLEQVSTLQPLLDSKYIRDVPEHATKLQRLSQIHIKEQGQTEAQSEEVKRLFEEYNKMMFLLSKQFTQWDENLRKLEEAKVVRPVE; encoded by the exons ATGGATAAAAACACCGAAATGGATCGTCTTGAAATGCGTATTCGGGCGCTGGAGAATCGAATGTACGGTGAACGGAGAAACGGAGTTGGAAAACCTGTTAAG TTTTCAGAGTCCCTGGCTAGGATTCAAGCAGCTTTGGCCAACACAGCTAACAAGAGGGAACGTGTAAAAATCCTTCACAAGAAGA TTGAGGACCTGCTGAGGTACCTTGATCCCCAGTTTACTGACCACATCACCGCCCCTAATGCCATGAAGCTCGAGTTTATCCTTGCTG AGGAAGAATTCCTGCTCTCCCAGGCTGCTTTGCTGGAGCAGGTTAGCACGCTGCAGCCACTTCTGGATAGCAAATACATCAGAG ATGTGCCAGAACATGCCACTAAGCTCCAGCGCCTGTCACAGATTCACATCAAAGAGcag ggcCAGACTGAGGCCCAGTCCGAGGAAGTGAAGAGGCTGTTTGAGGAGTACAATAAGATG ATGTTCCTGTTGTCCAAGCAGTTCACCCAATGGGATGAAAACCTGAGGAAGCTGGAAGAGGCCAAGGTTGTCCGGCCTGTGGAGTAA